A window of Plasmodium malariae genome assembly, chromosome: 12 genomic DNA:
AAATCTCCAAAGTTGTATATTCCAACTTAGCAAAATAAGACGTGTGCAAAatggtttaaaaaaaatttatcgtTTTaccaaaaatttaaaaattcttttaaaaattgaagtGCTCAcattatatatctatatatatatatctatatatatatatatctatatatatatatctatatctatatctatatatatatgtatatatatctatctatatatatatatgtatatatatgtatatatataacatatatatgtatgtacacatgGGCGAAGTAGcgaattaattttaaacaatataacaaaaaaaaaaaaaaaaaaaatacaattaataCGATAAATGcgataaaataagataaatacGATAAATGcgataaaataagataaatacGATAAATGcgataaaataagataaatacAATTAAATGCGATAAAATCGATAAAATGCTATAGAATACCAAATAAGGTTATTCTTCGAGAACTTATCATGCTCATTAACATACAGTGTACATGTCCGTACAACACCGCGTAATTCTTCTCGTGCTTGTTTAGAACTTGGATTTTTGCTCGGAAATTTGCCTGTTCAGAatgatcatatttttttctaatctGTCGTacgcattttttttaatttccgACCATTGTAAATCGGATATCATACAACTATTTTGAggctttgttttttttttaagaatattaaaatcattttttaaatcatttaatttaatttttatgtaatcatatttattatcacttaaaattttttgttcatatggACACATTTTAATAGGCATGGAATAAATATCCACATCATTTACTATTTGGAAATTCGATCTTCCTTCAATAccttcattaaaataaatttgctCACGCATTGGTATTACATTCATATCGtctatataagaatataaagGATAAACTTCATTCTTATCTATCTGAAGAGGTGTTAATGCTTCTATTTCACCAAATACCCAACCTAATCTCCTTAAGGTTGTACatgcaaaataaaagtagTCAGATGGCAATTTATGTTTTGTATAATACTGTAATCTCTCttctaatatttttgatCTATGTGTTATATAACATACCCTTGCATTTGTTTCAGataattttgtttcttttatcatatattcaAGTGAGCTTATTAATTCCTTCTGTTCttcttcattatatttataacactgttcataaaattttatttttgtctgacataaaataattaatttatgtaaataatcaAATATATCTCCAATTTCaacaatttcttttattgtttttattttttccttatatctATCTTCTAGTTCATAAAAACGttcattcattttgtttatttcctcttttaaatttttattatttaatactaTCTTTTGATATCTTTTATTTgtgttaaaattaattaatgttattttCTCTGGTTCTGTACAAGCTTCTTCATATGTTATcattatatcttttatttttttttctagtacgctattttccatttttaagtCATTCATTAGTTTTATCTTCTTTTCAGATTCATTTGTCAAGTTTTTTATTCTCTCCTTAAGTTCCTTATTTTctgcacaaaaaaaaaaaaaaaaaaaaaaaaaaaaaaaattaaattttaccTTACGTGTGCAAGCAGAGTTAATCTTTCTAGTctttaaagaaatttttttttctatttgtgCTATGTACACAGAAACGTATGTGAATTCTCCTAGACTTAGAAGAATGACTACATCGGTAAACGCATACAGTCATGTATTTATGCAAAGTACACCTCGATACACATATACCGGTGCACATGTACTTTTTGCCGTTACCTTCAATTTTTAAGCCCATTTCGTTATGTATAAACTCAATTtctgttatttttttctgcaaAAATTCATCTGCACTTTTGATGTTCACATCAGCTGCTATTTGCAGGCGCTTATTTTTCGTCCTTATATTTTCTACGTCCACCTgggtttaaaaaaaatttcgcaTTTGGCTGCATTCATTATTGCACTGTTGTaaacatgtatgtatgtacggaTATAAGCcttaatgtataaatacatgCCCTCCAAGaggtataaatgtatgtagcatgtatgtatgcatgtatgtatgcaagtatgtatgcatgtatgtatgcaagtatgtatgcatgtatgtatgcatgccTATCTAAGGACATCATTTGCAGtgaacatgaaaaaaaaaaaaaattactacaGTTCTTTCATAAATGGACGTTTTAAACATACCTTCAAGGATCTTATTCTCTCATTCAAGGTAGCTATTTCGATAtccctattttttatttcaatatcTTTAAGTTTTTTGACATTATCTGCATTACTTTTTATGTCttcattttcttctattaaaatttttatgttgttatttattgttgtaaaatttgaattattCAAAGTCTTTacccatttttttaaaagccCTTTATCACTTtgataaaatgtataaatgttATCTTCAATATACGGACaagtttttatttgtataatatcTTCATTCTGTCCTAAATTAATATCACCTATATCTTCAATCACCTGAACAGGaacttaaaatttattttttacaaaagaaagaagtctatattattaacaattttttgaGAAAGCAATCATGTTGAATAAAcgttatatatgaatgtagggagaaaagggaaaaatgaattgcaaaaaaaaaaaataaaaaataaaaataataataatatattcctttATGCAGAAGTTTGTTGTCTGTTATTCGCCTTAGCTGTGTTATACTCTTTTAAGAActtactttatttttcaatGCTAAATGATAATTGATAGTTTGTACTTGACTACCCTCTAACAAGAAGACAACATACGGTCTGTAGTCCCCCTTTGatttatacacataaaaaaaatttgctttaataaaacaaatgcaTTTTATCCATTTAAAATTTCCTTTACATGAAACTTCTAAACTTGCATAATAATCATCATTTTCTTTCGTTGTGATATTTTTTTGGAGATATGTGAAAGGATAATGTTCcttgactttttttttttttgatatatacatgtacagtTCACCtgtaatacatttttttattgagtTGTTATTTCCAAGATGTATTAGTGAACTGACGtcaaacattttttttttttctttttcttctttaccCCTCTCGCtatttcaataaattatgtaCTTTAATGAATAGTCGAATTTGTTCAAACAGAGGGcacaaaaaaggaacaaaattAAGGAATACAAAACgcaaatttatgtatttttttgaattttttttttctgtcttGTTGCTATTATTTTGCCATAATTTTGCTGTTTTTTTGctcttaatttattataatgctctttttttttttttttttttttttttttgctttttttttttttttttttttttttttttttttttttttattcgtttttAATCTACGCAGAACTTAACTCATTTGTCCTGTGTTTATCAGCAGAAACACCATTTGCAATAAGCAGCTTTTGCCAATTTTGCGTATACTTATACAAACgaatgtatgtacatgtatgctcgtatatatgtatttgtgtatgtatgtatgtatttatgtatgtgtgtatttatgtatgtatgtgtgtatttatgtatgtatgtgggtatttatgtatgtatgtgtgtatatatgcatgtgtaaATTCATTTAACATTCGTAAATTATGTAAACCGTTTCAATGATAAATTTTCCGTAAAGTGAAAATGAGGTGAATGAGAAGCACCGGTAGGCACAGTTccattttttgttctttttttttctcatcaAAATggatattaaatgaaatttatttttggaaACTTCAAAATTTGGCATAATATTAAGGCATATGGCACTGTgtacaaatacaaaaatatatacatccgtatatatatgtatgcatatgtatgcatatgtatgtatatgtatatatgcaagtgtttatatgcatatgtacacatcACTTCGCACTACGAAGAATGACTTAATACTTGccgaaaaaaataagaaatagctacacgaaaaaaaaaaaaaataaagatgtTATTTGCatgtatgttatatatacatatatagacaATAAACATGTAATACAGATTAAAAGGGGAAATACACAAAAGTTAACTGCACATGTTGAAATCCGTTCAAAATAAATGGGATTCTCCAAATTTtcgaaataaaattaaggaTAAAATGATTTACTTTAAAATAGTTTTATTAATTGACAGTTTTCATATTGGaacatacaaaaattaatggtcatatttttaaaaagaaaaaatttacttcgtatataatttttttgtaattatttaaatcgTAAAATATGCTAGTTTAGAAGGCACGTTTTGTTCACCCCtgttgtttttccttttgtttttgttttaactTTTACTTTTCGTATTCGTTCTCTTCTCAATTTACACGCTATTTAACACGCCATATAATATGCATTCCTTTTCCTATGTGATTGGGACTACACATTTCCCTTTACTTAACATTAAAAAGAAAGTATTacaaatgtaatatttataagcAACAATTTTTGTTAACCCTTAAAATGGAAAAGccaaaggaaaaggaaaaaccaTACACATTAAAATGttagatattaaaaaaaaaaaaaaaaaaaaaagataaaacgcggaaatattattactagaACAAAATGGTGTAAGaatgttttataaaatttatgttgagaaaaaaaaaaaaatattataaattttttccatttcaattgctaatatttttatttttttaaattctttttcgttttttcccGTACAAAAGTTAATCTAATGAacaggaaattttttttttttttttttatcccttttgtaattttttctacataataaaaaaagaaaaaaaaaaaaaaaaaaaaaaaatgataaaacaaaattcaaccaaattttgaaaaataccAAATGATAGGAGAAACGGttcaatttttcaatttaaataaaaacagaacaaaaaaaaaaaaaaaattataaatagaagaaaataaaataccaGTCTTCTCAACTTTTGAAAAGTTCTCTTGGTATTGactaatacatataatatttttcagaTAATAAAGAACTATTGCAATTGcaaatgtatgtacataaaagcttttaaagaattacattaaaaaaaaaaattttttatttattacgccctatctatataatattaataattatgacaGTTTGTCCGAGTGGTTAAGGAGGTTGACTCGAAATCAACTGGGCTCTGCCCGCACAGGTTCAAATCCTGTAGCTGTCGATTTTGTATCATTTAAAATGTcgtaataaaaagaaaaataaaaagaaaaataaaaaaatagaatgtaaaaaaataaaatatttagtgAATTTAGTGAAGTAGTGCAAACTCCTTATCACATTGATCACATTGAATTTGTAATAAAGGGtgagaaaaaattaacataaaataaaatggtaaTTGTAGTGTGTCTGTCGTTTAGCATTTATATAGAAAGTATTTTATCAATTACAATTACACTAATATATAGGgctataatataatattttataataacaataacctTAAATTCTGATGCAAACATATATGGAAAGTGTTTAAAAggaatgtaataaaaatatttagcaAAATGAGTAaatgtgtatttatgtatgtgtcgttatataaataaatcattCTCTAaccaaaatttttttcttatttttcattttcatttctacacttatgttaatttataagtttattattttatttgaaaaattttttttttttttaaatgttgaCGGCAACCTATGGTAGTATGTTGTAATAAGATCTGTTATGAGGAATATACAATGATACTTTTGCCCATTCTTTTACCAGctattaatctttttttttttttgtattttagtCATACGaatagtatttatatatgtatatatatatatatatatatcacatgGAATGCACAAACACGATTAAAAATTTCGACGTGGCATTTATTGAAGCAGTAGGAAACGTAATAGCAACATCAAactacaaaaataaaaaaaataaaataacttcGTACTGCTGTTGCAGATTCAATAACCGCATAAAATGCATGCTATACGTATCTTCACTATATGAGAACAAATTTAATTTACAATTTAATCTGTTTAGTGATTTAatcaaaaaatgtataaaaatttaatatattagtttTTATCAGTTCAAAaggtaatatatttttttttttcgactttgtatatatgaaagatatttaaatattatatgacACCTTAAAATAGCaagttaataatttattctttcaaagttcaaaataaataaatgtgtacttcaattttttggagagaaaaaatatattgataagAATTTAGTATCTACagtataaaattttctattgcataataataatattgaagaaactattttttcgatttttttttttttttggaggGTTTCTTTTATCGAAAATATAAAGTTTGTGTATCAGGTAATCATTAATATGTAAGATTTTAAGGAATGAACGAATTTAAATGTAtctacgtacatatatatatatatatatatacgtacactTCCGACCATgatacaaatgtatatagaaaacatgaaaaattaCGCACTTATTACTAAGTGCACATGCTTAGGCTTGTTTTACCCCAAATGCACGACTAGGTTTTATGTACCTGTTAAAATTTAATCAAACAAGCGAGCACTAATAGAAGGTTAAATGTTCACActtgcataaatatatatatataagtaaatataaattatatatatgtatgtaaatatcaagtataaatacgtaaatatatatttatatatgtgtgcatacaACTGAgttaatgttattttaattgCTCTTTATAGAATCACAAATTGCACCATTTGTACATGTGCATGTACGCATACATATTTCTATATGCCATTTTTAGAAATGGTATGCCACGAGGagataaaatatacttttttgtgTACCCATATATGAGTTTGTTTAATCAAAATCGTTCCTACAAAATACTGTAcgacatacatatatgatcTTGGAATAAAGTGTATAatcttatatttatagataattatgtatttcagtttttttttaaattcaacATAATTTGGTATACATGATATATGGTATTAAattgaaagaaaaatgtgTACTTATAAACtgtcatattttatttttatttttttgcaaaattccAAATTATCAACTTCCCTTTGCAAAGtgacgtaaaaaaaaaaaaaaaaaaaaaaaaagtacaccAAAATAAAAGGTGCAAAACATTCGGCCGCGTTAAATTTGAGTACTAGCATATGTATTAATCATCTCATTTgaacataaatttattttgcttattttgtatatatatatatttttttaattaatttttctttttttctttccttctttctttctttctttctttctttttttttttttttttttattcctatcGCCTGTTTTCCCTTCagcaataatatttaaaaacaacTACTGAACCTTGattatttgttcataattGGAGCAAAAAATCATACATATGCAAACTGCTACATTATTGCTTagacattattatatatatttaatatatatatatatttatatatgatataaatgcttgaatgtataaataagtttttatataaatacatgaacACCTAAGTAcgcatttatataaatacgttAATACGTATACATGGGCTTGTGCGGatatgtgaatatataattgcctgtttatacaaatatgtgtataagAGTTCCTGTAGGACGTACATTTAAATGCTCGAATGCatattcgtatatatatttatgtatacttatatatatatatatatatatatatatatatgtgcatatatatatacatatatatacgtatgtacatacatattaatatttatatgcacgTGTACCTGTACATAATACAAACCTATATAACGTTAAATAGATTAATAAGAACCATATTACCATATTCCTTGTGtaatttttgcaaaataCTTGACATAACTGCAAAAAGAAACACTATCTCTGCACATGCAGAAATATTCATTTaggtaaataaaatgaaatacgttatttttacttttatttttatttttattttttttcattcctgaaaaaagattaaagagattaaaaagaataaaattctGTGTACAGTTATAAACATTAAgcatgtaaaataaaagagtatattaataaataccTTGCTGAATGAACGTGCTTATTTAATACCCTTATTTGCTGTTACATTCATACTACaccacacatacacacatacgtgcatacgcacatatatatatgtatatatgctcACGTATggatgtttatatatatgttatgtatatgtatacatgtggaaatatgtatatatgtacatgtatgcacGCAAATTAATTACTGAGCTTAAGAACAagtttatttgttattactCATGGTAGTCATGTCAGCTTAATATACCTTCACCTGTTTCATAGGTGCACACACATTTGCAATGGTGCtttatacttttatgtatttttatttataatatatatattattttttccaagGTAAACAATGtgccttatttttttttatgtacacgTATTCcaaaatttacatatgctcttaatttatataactgCACATTAGGACGCAAACgctgtatatttatgtgcatatacatgttgtatgtaaatacatataaattcaaACATACATaggtaaacatatatatatatatttatatataatgagaTGCCTTTCCCATTTGcatattcaatttttatttatattaatacatagattgcttattcttttaaataaatatttgcatatatgtacaattaatttttaaaaaatacatttccATTCAAAGCAGTTATAATTAAGGTCTTGtattttaacttatttttttcttaatttttaaatgtgttaatatatatgtagtctttaattttttcctttcttcttCATTCTTCAGTCTGCATACTGCATTCTACGTTCTGCATTCAACAATATACGTTCAACATATTGCATTCctctttcttcttttcttttatttttgtacataattcttattatttccttctttcattatattcttattttctacattttgctacaatatacataacaaaataaaagaaatattaaaataatgatatatatgttcttttttcatttccaaGTTctgcttaatttttttttttttttttttctgtaataaatacaaatatatatatattgtatttttaaaattgttatttttctactattttgaagtatttttgttattttgtatattttcttttcttgtatatattataataggaacacgtatattattttgtgaaAATAGACATAAGCATATTTTCATGGAAAATAGAAGCACTTAGTtatgtaggtatatatatatatatatatatatatgcataggtatatgtatatgtatatatgcgcacacatatgtacgtatgcacATGTTAGAATGGGTATTTAaacatgtgtgtatatgtatatatatacatgtgtatgcttgtatgcatatataaactGTTTACGAGAAAACGCGTTATCTGTTAAGAtaagaaattaaaagatataataaatacgTTTGAgttgtattttaattttttatttatataattacttGTGTCAAAGTGCTTTTTTATGTTTAGCGTCTTTTGAACTTCTTTAATGTTCAATCTTTAATCgtcattatattataaaatataatattactttattttatttgtattttatatatataccatcctttcattttttactatattatatacacatttttacttcat
This region includes:
- the PmUG01_12027100 gene encoding conserved Plasmodium protein, unknown function; the encoded protein is MFDVSSLIHLGNNNSIKKCITGELYMYISKKKKVKEHYPFTYLQKNITTKENDDYYASLEVSCKGNFKWIKCICFIKANFFYVYKSKGDYRPYVVFLLEGSQVQTINYHLALKNKVIEDIGDINLGQNEDIIQIKTCPYIEDNIYTFYQSDKGLLKKWVKTLNNSNFTTINNNIKILIEENEDIKSNADNVKKLKDIEIKNRDIEIATLNERIRSLKVDVENIRTKNKRLQIAADVNIKSADEFLQKKITEIEFIHNEMGLKIEENKELKERIKNLTNESEKKIKLMNDLKMENSVLEKKIKDIMITYEEACTEPEKITLINFNTNKRYQKIVLNNKNLKEEINKMNERFYELEDRYKEKIKTIKEIVEIGDIFDYLHKLIILCQTKIKFYEQCYKYNEEEQKELISSLEYMIKETKLSETNARVCYITHRSKILEERLQYYTKHKLPSDYFYFACTTLRRLGWVFGEIEALTPLQIDKNEVYPLYSYIDDMNVIPMREQIYFNEGIEGRSNFQIVNDVDIYSMPIKMCPYEQKILSDNKYDYIKIKLNDLKNDFNILKKKTKPQNSCMISDLQWSEIKKNAYDRLEKNMIILNRQISEQKSKF